A DNA window from Cobetia marina contains the following coding sequences:
- a CDS encoding LabA-like NYN domain-containing protein, translated as MSNSSTPATQSSLLTSDSPTRLAVFIDVQNIYYTTRDTFGRQFDYRRLWAELESLGSITHAYAYAIDRGDPKQQQFQQRLREIGFEVKLKPFIQRGDGSAKGDWDVGITIDVMEAAPDVDEIILASGDGDFALLLEHVAARHAVTTRVYGVEALTALALMRSADHFREIDDTLLMR; from the coding sequence ATGTCGAACTCTTCCACGCCCGCAACCCAATCGTCCTTGCTGACATCCGACTCGCCCACGCGCCTCGCCGTCTTCATCGATGTTCAGAATATCTATTACACCACCCGCGACACCTTTGGCCGGCAATTCGATTACCGCCGACTGTGGGCCGAACTGGAATCCCTGGGCAGCATCACGCATGCCTACGCCTATGCGATTGACCGTGGTGACCCCAAGCAGCAGCAATTCCAGCAACGCCTGCGTGAGATAGGGTTCGAGGTCAAGCTCAAACCCTTCATCCAGCGAGGAGATGGCTCGGCCAAGGGTGACTGGGATGTCGGCATCACGATCGATGTGATGGAAGCCGCTCCCGACGTCGACGAGATCATCCTCGCCTCAGGCGATGGTGACTTCGCCCTGCTGCTGGAGCATGTCGCAGCGCGCCATGCCGTCACGACGCGTGTCTACGGCGTCGAGGCACTCACAGCCCTCGCCCTGATGCGCAGCGCTGATCACTTCCGCGAGATAGATGACACGCTGCTGATGCGCTGA
- a CDS encoding NAD(P)-dependent alcohol dehydrogenase, with translation MANTFDGNTRSYALKSDSADLAPWNFERRQPRPDDVAIEILYCGVCHSDLHVGRNDWGFTQYPIVPGHEIVGRVTQVGDDVSQYKVGDMVGVGCMVDSCRECSACHEGLEQYCLEGMTMTYGSPDRHDGSLTQGGYSDRIVVSERFVVSIPDKLDPAVAAPLLCAGVTTYSPLRHYGVKSGDKVGVIGMGGLGHMGIKFAKAMGCEVTLFTRSEAKVAEARENGVDHVIVSSDDEQMAAATETFDFLLDTVPVPHDLNPYLNTLKYDGTHILVGLVQEVDPALQGGNLVMKRRVLAGSLIGGMPETQEVLDYCAEHDITCDIEMIDIQNINEAWERMQQGKVKYRFVIDMQSLKNA, from the coding sequence ATGGCGAACACCTTTGACGGCAACACCCGAAGCTACGCACTCAAGTCCGATTCCGCCGATCTGGCGCCATGGAATTTCGAGCGCCGTCAGCCGCGCCCGGATGATGTGGCCATCGAGATCCTGTATTGCGGTGTCTGTCATTCGGACCTGCACGTCGGCCGCAATGACTGGGGCTTCACCCAGTATCCCATCGTGCCGGGTCACGAGATCGTCGGGCGAGTCACCCAGGTCGGCGATGATGTCAGCCAGTACAAGGTGGGTGACATGGTCGGTGTCGGCTGCATGGTAGATTCCTGCCGTGAGTGCAGCGCCTGTCACGAGGGGCTCGAGCAATACTGCCTCGAGGGCATGACCATGACCTACGGCAGCCCGGATCGCCACGATGGCAGCCTCACGCAAGGCGGCTATTCCGACAGGATCGTCGTCAGCGAGCGCTTCGTGGTGTCCATCCCTGACAAGCTGGACCCGGCGGTGGCCGCGCCGCTGCTGTGTGCCGGTGTCACGACCTATTCTCCGCTGCGCCACTACGGCGTGAAGTCCGGCGACAAGGTCGGCGTGATCGGCATGGGTGGCCTGGGCCACATGGGGATCAAGTTCGCCAAGGCGATGGGCTGTGAAGTCACCCTGTTCACGCGCAGTGAAGCCAAGGTAGCGGAAGCGCGCGAGAATGGCGTCGATCACGTCATCGTGTCCAGCGACGATGAGCAGATGGCCGCCGCGACCGAAACCTTCGATTTCCTGCTCGATACGGTACCGGTGCCGCACGATCTCAACCCCTACCTCAATACCCTGAAGTACGACGGTACCCATATTCTCGTCGGGCTGGTACAGGAGGTGGACCCCGCACTGCAGGGCGGCAATCTGGTCATGAAGCGTCGCGTGCTGGCGGGCTCGCTGATCGGCGGCATGCCGGAGACCCAGGAAGTGCTCGATTACTGTGCCGAGCATGACATCACCTGCGATATTGAGATGATCGACATCCAGAATATCAACGAGGCGTGGGAGCGCATGCAGCAGGGCAAGGTGAAATACCGCTTTGTCATCGACATGCAGAGCTTGAAGAACGCCTGA
- a CDS encoding PA4780 family RIO1-like protein kinase — MKTPKRIQPLIDDGLVDEVLRPLMSGKEASVYVVRCGEEIRCAKVYKDAAQRSFKQAVLYQEGRKVRNSRRQRAMEKGSGFGRDQQEAAWQNAEVDALYRLADAGVRVPQPYGCFDGVLLMELVTDDDGNVAPRLNDVSMSAEQAREDHALMMHYIVRMLHAGLVHGDLSEFNVLVDDYGPVIIDLPQAVDAAANNNAKSMLARDVANITAYYAMFAPELAQTRYADEIWALFEAGDMDPDVELTGLFEDDPEAPDVDALLENIMAAMEEEQERKARLKSAEDGDDD; from the coding sequence ATGAAAACGCCAAAGAGAATCCAGCCGCTCATAGATGACGGACTGGTCGATGAAGTGCTTCGCCCCTTGATGAGTGGTAAGGAAGCCTCGGTCTACGTGGTGCGCTGCGGAGAAGAGATTCGCTGCGCCAAGGTCTACAAGGATGCTGCCCAGCGCAGCTTCAAGCAGGCCGTGCTCTACCAGGAAGGCCGCAAGGTACGCAACAGCCGTCGTCAGCGGGCGATGGAGAAGGGCTCCGGTTTCGGACGCGATCAGCAGGAAGCCGCCTGGCAGAACGCCGAGGTGGATGCCCTCTATCGTCTGGCCGATGCCGGTGTGCGCGTGCCTCAGCCATACGGCTGCTTTGACGGTGTGCTGCTGATGGAGCTGGTCACCGACGACGATGGCAATGTGGCACCGCGCCTCAATGATGTCTCGATGTCGGCGGAGCAGGCGCGTGAAGACCACGCCTTGATGATGCATTATATCGTTCGCATGTTGCATGCCGGCCTGGTGCACGGGGATCTGTCCGAGTTCAATGTGCTGGTCGATGACTACGGCCCGGTGATCATCGATCTTCCGCAGGCGGTGGACGCAGCGGCCAACAACAATGCCAAGAGCATGTTGGCGCGCGATGTCGCCAACATCACCGCCTACTATGCGATGTTCGCTCCGGAACTTGCCCAGACTCGCTACGCTGATGAGATATGGGCATTGTTCGAGGCCGGTGACATGGACCCGGATGTCGAGCTGACGGGTCTCTTCGAGGATGACCCCGAGGCGCCGGACGTGGATGCGCTGCTCGAGAACATCATGGCCGCCATGGAAGAGGAGCAGGAACGCAAGGCGCGTCTGAAGAGTGCCGAAGACGGCGATGATGACTAG
- a CDS encoding YehS family protein has protein sequence MTNNDIIRRLRYALNLSDSDMINTFAAADHEVTRAQVSDWLKRDDDDAQQRIKDIDLASFLNGLINVRRGKREGAQPAPEKRLDNNLILRKLKIAFELKDDDMLDLLALAGFEMITKSELSAFFRKPDHRHYRECKDQILRNLLKGIELRHRRHDPETEQHAVDPA, from the coding sequence GTGACCAACAACGACATCATCCGTCGCCTGCGCTACGCACTCAATCTCTCCGACAGCGACATGATCAACACCTTCGCCGCCGCCGACCACGAAGTCACCCGCGCCCAGGTCAGTGACTGGCTCAAGCGCGATGACGACGATGCCCAGCAGCGCATCAAGGACATCGATCTGGCCAGCTTCCTCAATGGCCTGATCAACGTGCGCCGGGGCAAGCGCGAGGGTGCTCAGCCCGCACCGGAAAAGCGTCTCGACAACAATCTGATCCTGCGCAAGCTCAAGATCGCCTTCGAGCTCAAGGACGATGACATGCTGGATCTGCTGGCGCTGGCCGGTTTCGAGATGATCACCAAGTCGGAACTGTCCGCCTTCTTCCGCAAGCCGGACCATCGCCACTACCGCGAATGCAAGGACCAGATCCTGCGCAATCTGCTCAAGGGCATCGAGCTGCGTCACCGTCGCCACGACCCGGAGACCGAGCAGCACGCCGTCGACCCCGCCTGA
- a CDS encoding endonuclease/exonuclease/phosphatase family protein, with translation MIPTLLGVLTLLMAAFTLLPLTRLRHWSVRIMDFPRLQLAVLWAALLVADLLVGELSTGLRLTLAFIALAGLIYQAQWIIPYTRLARCESGVAQHSDPARHVRLLTANVLTSNHDSDALLAIVRREQPDVLVTLESDGWWESRLDVLEGDEPEHGYRHTLKCPLDNLYGMHVYSRLPLHDASIDYLVEDDVPSMHAHLELKSGDRIRAHFLHPAPPSPTENEESSERDAELVIVAKSVAESEQPIIVTGDLNDVAWSRTTRLFRKLSGLLDPRVGRGMFNTFHASIPLLRWPLDHLFHSRHFSVVRVARMEAFGSDHFPLLTELALTPNQKTNHVDERPEPDAEDHAEARETAEDEDVSHQDVPTPGR, from the coding sequence ATGATCCCCACGCTACTCGGCGTACTCACACTGCTGATGGCAGCCTTCACCCTGCTGCCACTCACGCGCCTGCGGCATTGGTCCGTCCGCATCATGGACTTTCCCCGCCTGCAGCTGGCGGTACTCTGGGCGGCCCTGCTGGTGGCCGACCTTCTCGTCGGCGAGCTCTCGACAGGACTGCGGCTAACGCTGGCTTTCATCGCACTGGCAGGGCTCATCTACCAGGCGCAGTGGATCATTCCCTACACCCGGCTCGCCCGCTGTGAATCGGGCGTCGCGCAGCACAGTGACCCCGCACGTCATGTGCGTCTGTTGACCGCCAACGTGCTGACCAGCAACCACGACAGCGACGCCCTGCTGGCGATCGTCAGGCGCGAGCAACCCGACGTTCTCGTCACCCTGGAGTCCGATGGCTGGTGGGAAAGCCGCCTGGATGTCCTGGAGGGAGATGAGCCGGAGCATGGCTACCGGCATACGCTCAAGTGCCCGCTGGACAACCTCTACGGCATGCATGTCTATTCTCGTCTGCCCCTGCACGACGCCAGCATCGACTACTTGGTCGAAGATGACGTGCCCTCGATGCATGCCCATCTGGAGCTCAAGAGCGGCGATCGCATACGCGCTCATTTCCTGCATCCCGCGCCGCCCAGCCCGACCGAAAACGAGGAGTCCAGTGAACGAGACGCGGAGCTTGTCATCGTGGCCAAGAGCGTGGCCGAGAGCGAGCAGCCCATCATCGTGACGGGAGATCTCAACGACGTGGCCTGGTCTCGCACCACACGCCTGTTCCGCAAACTGTCCGGCCTGCTGGACCCACGCGTCGGCCGTGGCATGTTCAATACCTTCCATGCCAGCATTCCCTTGCTGCGCTGGCCGTTGGACCACCTCTTCCATAGCCGGCATTTCAGCGTGGTGCGCGTGGCTCGCATGGAAGCCTTCGGCTCCGATCATTTCCCGCTGCTGACGGAGCTGGCACTGACCCCGAACCAGAAGACGAATCACGTCGATGAAAGGCCCGAGCCTGACGCGGAGGATCACGCCGAAGCACGCGAGACCGCGGAAGACGAAGACGTCAGTCATCAGGATGTCCCGACGCCCGGGCGTTGA
- a CDS encoding DMT family transporter, which produces MSTTTETTPSRSPFKADLLLLLVTIIAAAGWIFSKEAMAGMPPLLFIGSRFLLAGLILAIFDARSLRQLSTTRKLRASGVGVLFGGAMACWSLGVALSEQLGVIAFINSFGILMVPVLARLLFKDRPPMSTWIALPTALLGFALLGMGQPGATESFHIEPAQWLIFGAACLFALVFNFNSRLVRNIPALPLTAIQLMTTGVTCLVLSAISESWPAGISLDILSWFLASTLIASTLRFFLQIYAQSLTTPSHASVILMLEAVWAALMSAAWFGERMTLIQMTGCGLIFMALLINRWQWIARLWRQRRVAS; this is translated from the coding sequence ATGAGCACCACTACCGAGACGACGCCTTCACGCTCGCCTTTCAAGGCCGATCTGTTGCTTCTGCTGGTCACCATCATCGCCGCCGCAGGCTGGATCTTCTCCAAGGAAGCCATGGCCGGTATGCCTCCGCTACTGTTCATCGGCAGTCGCTTCCTGCTGGCAGGCCTCATCCTGGCGATCTTCGACGCTCGCTCGCTGAGACAGCTCTCCACTACTCGCAAGCTGCGCGCCAGTGGAGTCGGCGTCCTGTTTGGCGGTGCCATGGCCTGCTGGTCATTGGGGGTGGCACTGTCCGAGCAGCTCGGCGTGATCGCGTTCATCAACAGTTTCGGGATTCTGATGGTACCGGTGCTCGCCCGCCTGCTGTTCAAGGACAGGCCGCCGATGAGCACCTGGATCGCCCTGCCCACCGCCCTGCTCGGTTTCGCTCTGTTGGGCATGGGACAACCCGGCGCTACGGAAAGCTTTCATATCGAACCGGCACAATGGCTCATCTTCGGGGCTGCCTGCCTGTTTGCCCTGGTGTTCAACTTCAATTCGCGTCTGGTGCGCAATATCCCGGCCCTGCCGCTGACGGCCATCCAGCTGATGACCACCGGCGTCACCTGCCTGGTGCTGTCGGCCATCAGCGAAAGCTGGCCGGCCGGCATCAGTCTCGACATCCTGAGCTGGTTTCTGGCCAGCACTCTGATCGCCAGCACCCTGCGTTTCTTCCTGCAGATTTACGCACAGAGCCTGACCACGCCCAGCCATGCCTCGGTCATCCTGATGCTCGAAGCGGTCTGGGCGGCCCTGATGTCGGCGGCCTGGTTCGGAGAGCGCATGACCCTGATCCAGATGACAGGCTGCGGACTGATCTTCATGGCCCTGCTGATCAATCGCTGGCAATGGATCGCGCGTCTCTGGCGTCAGCGACGGGTTGCCTCGTGA
- a CDS encoding cation diffusion facilitator family transporter, which produces MLAMWLTGGFMLAEVVGGLVAGSLALLADAGHMLSDTVSLALAWGAFRLGHRAATRKLTFGYARFQVLAAFVNGLTLLVIGGAIVMAALKRLWLPSEVLAGPMLAIAVLGLVVNIAAFWILHKGDQDNLNLRGALLHVMGDLMGSVAAIIASLVIMTTGWNQADPLLSMLAAVLILRGAWSLVKRSAHTLLEGTPEQLDHEEIQAGLLTLEGVDGVHDLHLWGLTPQSPVASLHVVVADTGIPGEVLERVQAYLLDTHAISHVTVQLEGEACLQGCVSR; this is translated from the coding sequence ATGCTGGCGATGTGGCTGACCGGCGGGTTCATGCTGGCGGAGGTCGTCGGCGGGCTGGTGGCGGGCTCTCTGGCCTTGCTGGCGGACGCCGGCCATATGCTCAGTGATACCGTGTCGCTGGCATTGGCGTGGGGCGCGTTTCGCCTCGGACATCGCGCAGCGACCCGCAAGCTGACCTTCGGCTATGCGCGTTTTCAGGTGCTCGCCGCGTTCGTCAATGGCCTGACATTGCTGGTCATCGGGGGCGCGATCGTGATGGCTGCCCTCAAGCGCCTGTGGCTGCCGTCTGAGGTGCTGGCAGGGCCGATGCTGGCGATTGCCGTGCTCGGACTTGTCGTCAACATCGCGGCATTCTGGATATTGCACAAGGGAGATCAGGACAATCTCAATCTTCGCGGCGCCCTGTTGCATGTCATGGGCGACCTGATGGGTTCGGTGGCGGCCATCATTGCCTCGCTGGTCATCATGACCACCGGCTGGAATCAGGCCGACCCGTTGCTGTCGATGCTCGCAGCGGTACTGATACTGCGCGGTGCCTGGTCGCTGGTGAAACGCTCGGCGCATACCTTGCTGGAAGGGACACCGGAGCAACTTGACCACGAGGAAATCCAGGCGGGTCTGCTGACACTGGAGGGAGTGGATGGCGTGCATGATCTTCATCTGTGGGGCCTGACGCCTCAATCCCCGGTTGCCAGCCTGCATGTGGTGGTGGCCGATACCGGCATTCCCGGCGAGGTGCTTGAGCGGGTCCAGGCCTATCTGCTCGATACCCATGCGATCTCGCACGTCACGGTGCAGCTGGAAGGCGAAGCCTGTCTGCAGGGCTGCGTGTCTCGTTGA
- a CDS encoding NAD-dependent succinate-semialdehyde dehydrogenase: MSNKTLTATNPANDKVLNEYATLSKDEVQQKLEQTRTAYPQYRQLSLEERAKRLHALADLIDQRQQDIATLIAHEMGKPYQQGISETQISSSIARFYADNLPTLMETEQRDVEGAVRAKIVKDPIGAVLGVMPWNYPLYQVIRFATPALAGGNVCLMKHASNVPGCAELITQLFHEAGFEDGVFTWLPVGSEMIEDIINDPVVQGVTLTGSEEAGRKVAEQAGAALKPSVLELGGIDPLIVLDDADIERAVDLAIAGRFDNTGQSCAASKRLIVDKSIAEDFSRRLIEKVKDMRMDDPLSEGVDIGPMSRKDLRDDLHDQVQRAIKAGAKLECGGEIPDREGAWYPPTVLTNVTQGNPAFNEELFGPVASVVVADNEAHAIELANDCPYGLGSTVVAKDDERGERVSRQLEAGMSFVNRPTTPFAQLPFGGVKGSGYGREQSEYGFGAFMNIRTVYVAKH; encoded by the coding sequence ATGAGCAACAAGACACTGACCGCGACCAATCCGGCCAATGACAAGGTTCTCAATGAATACGCCACGCTGAGCAAGGACGAGGTTCAGCAGAAACTGGAACAGACGCGCACTGCCTATCCGCAATATCGTCAGCTCTCGCTGGAAGAACGTGCGAAACGTCTGCACGCACTGGCAGATCTGATAGATCAGCGCCAGCAGGACATTGCCACCTTGATCGCCCATGAGATGGGCAAGCCGTATCAGCAGGGCATCAGCGAGACACAGATCTCCTCCAGCATCGCGCGTTTCTACGCCGACAACCTGCCCACGTTGATGGAAACCGAGCAGCGCGACGTCGAGGGTGCCGTCAGAGCCAAGATCGTCAAGGACCCCATCGGCGCAGTGCTGGGCGTGATGCCGTGGAACTATCCGCTCTATCAGGTCATCCGCTTCGCGACCCCGGCACTGGCAGGTGGCAACGTCTGCCTGATGAAGCATGCCTCCAACGTTCCGGGTTGCGCTGAGCTGATCACCCAGCTGTTCCACGAGGCCGGTTTCGAAGATGGCGTCTTCACCTGGCTGCCGGTGGGCTCGGAGATGATCGAAGACATCATCAATGATCCTGTCGTGCAGGGCGTGACTCTCACCGGCAGCGAAGAGGCAGGCCGCAAGGTCGCCGAGCAGGCCGGTGCGGCGCTCAAGCCCAGCGTGCTGGAACTGGGGGGTATCGATCCGTTGATCGTGCTGGATGACGCCGACATCGAGCGCGCGGTGGATCTCGCCATCGCCGGACGTTTCGACAATACCGGCCAGAGCTGTGCCGCCTCCAAGCGCTTGATCGTCGACAAGTCGATCGCCGAGGACTTCTCCAGACGTCTGATCGAGAAAGTGAAGGACATGCGCATGGATGACCCGCTCAGCGAAGGGGTCGACATCGGTCCGATGTCACGCAAGGACCTGCGCGATGACCTGCATGATCAGGTGCAGCGTGCCATCAAAGCCGGCGCCAAGCTGGAATGCGGTGGCGAAATTCCGGATCGCGAGGGTGCCTGGTATCCGCCGACGGTGCTGACCAACGTCACCCAGGGCAATCCAGCCTTCAATGAAGAGCTGTTCGGCCCGGTCGCTTCCGTGGTGGTCGCGGACAACGAGGCACATGCCATCGAGCTCGCCAACGACTGCCCCTACGGTCTGGGCAGCACGGTGGTGGCCAAGGACGACGAGCGCGGCGAGCGTGTCTCGCGTCAGCTGGAAGCCGGCATGAGCTTCGTCAATCGCCCGACCACGCCCTTCGCCCAACTGCCCTTCGGCGGTGTCAAAGGCAGCGGCTATGGTCGTGAGCAAAGCGAATATGGCTTCGGTGCCTTCATGAACATCCGCACCGTCTATGTCGCCAAGCACTGA
- a CDS encoding arsenate reductase/protein-tyrosine-phosphatase family protein has protein sequence MFNNILVVCTGNICRSPVGEALLKQALPGKTVHSAGVGALVDHPVEPTAARFALESGLEVDGHRARQVSVEMLTAADLILVMSDGHRRAINQMAPQVSGKTMMFGRWLAGGQGEEIPDPYRKSEEAFRHAHQKLVDAAALWVKKLS, from the coding sequence GTGTTCAACAATATTCTGGTGGTGTGTACCGGCAATATCTGTCGCAGTCCGGTCGGTGAGGCACTGCTGAAGCAAGCGTTGCCGGGCAAGACGGTTCACTCGGCGGGTGTGGGCGCATTGGTCGATCATCCTGTCGAACCCACGGCGGCTAGATTCGCTCTCGAGTCCGGTCTGGAGGTTGATGGGCATCGTGCGCGGCAGGTATCGGTCGAGATGTTGACGGCGGCGGATCTGATTCTGGTCATGAGCGATGGTCATCGTCGTGCCATCAACCAGATGGCCCCGCAAGTCAGTGGCAAGACGATGATGTTCGGCCGCTGGCTGGCGGGGGGGCAGGGCGAAGAGATTCCGGATCCCTATCGCAAGAGTGAAGAGGCCTTCCGGCACGCGCACCAGAAACTCGTGGACGCTGCGGCGCTGTGGGTCAAGAAACTGTCGTAA